A region of Polyodon spathula isolate WHYD16114869_AA chromosome 4, ASM1765450v1, whole genome shotgun sequence DNA encodes the following proteins:
- the LOC121314870 gene encoding sodium/hydrogen exchanger 3-like isoform X1, whose amino-acid sequence MQCNKFKECSSLLVVVLLICSSTKAEASTNETASTEHGAHPSGFQIVTFKWHHVMDPYIITLWILVASIAKMLFHMSSKLTTVIPESALLIFIGLLLGGIVWGADHSASYSMTPRLFFFYLLPLIVLDAGYFMPNRQFFGNFGAILVYAVIATVWNAASVGLSLYGVYLTGVMGELKVDGMLDFLLFGSLLSAVDPVAVIAVFEEVHVDEVLYIIVFGESLLNDGVTVVLYNVFDTFIAIGGVSVTGADCVKGVVSFFVVALGGTLIGIVFAFLLSYISRFTKRVQIIEPGFVFVISYLSYLTAEMLSLSSILAITFTGVCCQKYVQANLCKESATTVRYMMKMFANGSETIIFMMLGISAVDGSIWVWNTAFILLTLLFIAVYRAIGVVVLTWFLNRYRVVPLGFIDQVVMSYGGLRGAVAYGLVASLDEARVQERKLFFTTTIIVIYFTVVLQGCTTKALVTWLKVKRSEHRDPLISEKLHGRAFDHILSAIEDISGQIGHHYIWDKWESFDRKYLSKILMRKAALKSTDKILDVFHDLNIKDAITYIAEGERKGSLAFIKTPNTDQLVNVNFHSSKQSEVDASMSSVQKEGASAICLDMQTVEIRRKSLRDSEDVYTHHLLQQYLYKPKKQLKYKYNRHDITTNEDDTQEKEIFEKTMKRRLASFKSTKYGVSQSKKVAKHCKAAPSQNKRSDEMLSNGGQLVFHNPEFSDPEHPHEYDVISNGGSNFISNVARQAPGDTYNGIDNPAFMLNEEPVALQALPPWATNNDTVVLSQRARVQMPWSPNNFRRLMPLRLSGRSTDSFLLADVPVPEEKPLSFLPERTAL is encoded by the exons TGTTTCACATGTCCAGCAAATTAACAACTGTAATTCCAGAAAGTGCCTTGCTGATTTTTATTGGTCTTCTACTGGGTGGTATAGTATGGGGAGCAGACCACAGCGCCTCCTACAGCATGACACCAAGGCTTTTTTTCTTCTACCTCTTGCCGCTGATTGTACTTGACGCAGGGTACTTTATGCCAAATAGACAATTTTTTGGGAACTTTGGAGCTATACTAGTGTATGCAGTGATTGCCACGGTCTGGAATGCTGCCTCAGTTGGTTTATCACTATATGGGGTTTACTTGACTGGAGTAATGG GGGAACTCAAGGTCGACGGAATGCTTGACTTTCTTCTGTTTGGCAGTCTGCTCAGTGCAGTGGACCCTGTGGCTGTCATAGCTGTGTTTGAAGAGGTCCATGTTGATGAGGTGCTTTATATCATTGTCTTTGGAGAGTCTCTACTTAATGACGGGGTTACAGTG gtCCTTTACAATGTATTTGACACTTTTATTGCCATTGGAGGTGTCAGTGTAACAGGAGCGGACTGTGTTAAAGGCGTAG TGTCATTCTTTGTTGTTGCTCTTGGTGGCACATTAATTGgaattgtatttgcatttttgcTGTCATACATCTCACGATTCACCAAACGTGTTCAAATCATTGAACCAGGATTCGTCTTCGTCATTTCTTATTTGTCCTACCTAACGGCAGAGATGCTCTCCCTTTCATCCATTTTGGC GATCACATTTACAGGTGTTTGCTGTCAAAAGTATGTTCAAGCAAACCTATGTAAGGAATCTGCCACAACAGTTAGATACATGATGAAAATGTTTGCCAATGGATCAGAGACTATTATATTCATGATGCTGGGTATTTCAGCAGTGGACGGAAGCATTTGGGTTTGGAATACAGCCTTTATTCTATTAACGCTGCTCTTTATAGCAGTTTACAGAGCCATTG gTGTTGTAGTCCTTACGTGGTTTTTAAACCGCTACAGAGTGGTACCGCTGGGATTTATTGACCAAGTGGTTATGAGCTATGGTGGACTGAGGGGTGCAGTTGCCTATGGTTTGGTAGCCTCACTGGATGAAGCTCGAGTGCaagaaagaaaactgtttttCACCACAACTATTATTGTGATATACTTCACAGTTGTTTTACAG GGTTGTACTACCAAAGCTTTGGTGACCTGGCTGAAGGTGAAGCGAAGTGAACACAGGGACCCTTTAATTAGCGAAAAACTTCACGGAAGG GCATTTGATCATATTCTTTCTGCTATTGAGGACATTTCAGGACAAATTGGACACCACTATATATGGGACAA GTGGGAAAGCTTTGACAGGAAATACCTTAGTAAGATACTGATGAGAAAAGCTGCTCTGAAATCCACCGATAAAATCCTCGATGTCTTCCATGACCTGAACATTAAGGATGCAATCACCTATATAGCAGAG ggaGAACGCAAGGGATCTCTTGCATTTATAAAGACCCCAAATACTGACCAGTTGGTAAATGTGAACTTCCACAGCAGTAAGCAATCAGAGGTTGATGCATCCATGTCTTCTGTACA gaagGAAGGTGCTAGTGCTATTTGTCTCGATATGCAAACAGTGGAGATCAGACGGAAGAGTTTACGAGACAGCGAGGATGTTTATACACATCATCTTCTTCAGCAGTATCTCTATAAACCAAAGAAGCAG ctgaaatacaaatacaacagaCATGACATCACTACAAACGAGGATGATACCCAAGAAAAGGagatttttgaaaaaacaatgaaaagacgACTGGCATCCTTTAAATCTACCAAGTATGGCGTATCCCAATCAAAAAAAGTAGCAAAACATTGTAAGGCAGCTCCTTCACAAAATAag AGAAGTGATGAGATGCTGTCAAATGGAGGTCAGCTTGTTTTTCACA ATCCCGAGTTCTCTGATCCAGAACACCCTCATGAATATGATGTAATTAGCAACGGTGGTAGTAATTTCATCTCTAATGTCGCCAGACAGGCACCAGGTGACACATACAATG gaaTTGATAACCCAGCATTTATGCTGAATGAGGAGCCAGTTGCTCTCCAGGCTCTTCCACCGTGGGCAACGAACAATGACACCGTTGTGCTGTCGCAGAGGGCTCGGGTTCAGATGCCATGGTCCCCAAATAACTTCCGGCGCCTTATGCCTCTGCGACTCAGCGGCAGATCAACAGATTCCTTTCTGTTAGCCGACGTTCCTGTCCCTGAGGAGAAGCCACTGTCCTTCCTCCCTGAGAGAACTGCCTTGTAA
- the LOC121314870 gene encoding sodium/hydrogen exchanger 3-like isoform X2: MSSKLTTVIPESALLIFIGLLLGGIVWGADHSASYSMTPRLFFFYLLPLIVLDAGYFMPNRQFFGNFGAILVYAVIATVWNAASVGLSLYGVYLTGVMGELKVDGMLDFLLFGSLLSAVDPVAVIAVFEEVHVDEVLYIIVFGESLLNDGVTVVLYNVFDTFIAIGGVSVTGADCVKGVVSFFVVALGGTLIGIVFAFLLSYISRFTKRVQIIEPGFVFVISYLSYLTAEMLSLSSILAITFTGVCCQKYVQANLCKESATTVRYMMKMFANGSETIIFMMLGISAVDGSIWVWNTAFILLTLLFIAVYRAIGVVVLTWFLNRYRVVPLGFIDQVVMSYGGLRGAVAYGLVASLDEARVQERKLFFTTTIIVIYFTVVLQGCTTKALVTWLKVKRSEHRDPLISEKLHGRAFDHILSAIEDISGQIGHHYIWDKWESFDRKYLSKILMRKAALKSTDKILDVFHDLNIKDAITYIAEGERKGSLAFIKTPNTDQLVNVNFHSSKQSEVDASMSSVQKEGASAICLDMQTVEIRRKSLRDSEDVYTHHLLQQYLYKPKKQLKYKYNRHDITTNEDDTQEKEIFEKTMKRRLASFKSTKYGVSQSKKVAKHCKAAPSQNKRSDEMLSNGGQLVFHNPEFSDPEHPHEYDVISNGGSNFISNVARQAPGDTYNGIDNPAFMLNEEPVALQALPPWATNNDTVVLSQRARVQMPWSPNNFRRLMPLRLSGRSTDSFLLADVPVPEEKPLSFLPERTAL, from the exons ATGTCCAGCAAATTAACAACTGTAATTCCAGAAAGTGCCTTGCTGATTTTTATTGGTCTTCTACTGGGTGGTATAGTATGGGGAGCAGACCACAGCGCCTCCTACAGCATGACACCAAGGCTTTTTTTCTTCTACCTCTTGCCGCTGATTGTACTTGACGCAGGGTACTTTATGCCAAATAGACAATTTTTTGGGAACTTTGGAGCTATACTAGTGTATGCAGTGATTGCCACGGTCTGGAATGCTGCCTCAGTTGGTTTATCACTATATGGGGTTTACTTGACTGGAGTAATGG GGGAACTCAAGGTCGACGGAATGCTTGACTTTCTTCTGTTTGGCAGTCTGCTCAGTGCAGTGGACCCTGTGGCTGTCATAGCTGTGTTTGAAGAGGTCCATGTTGATGAGGTGCTTTATATCATTGTCTTTGGAGAGTCTCTACTTAATGACGGGGTTACAGTG gtCCTTTACAATGTATTTGACACTTTTATTGCCATTGGAGGTGTCAGTGTAACAGGAGCGGACTGTGTTAAAGGCGTAG TGTCATTCTTTGTTGTTGCTCTTGGTGGCACATTAATTGgaattgtatttgcatttttgcTGTCATACATCTCACGATTCACCAAACGTGTTCAAATCATTGAACCAGGATTCGTCTTCGTCATTTCTTATTTGTCCTACCTAACGGCAGAGATGCTCTCCCTTTCATCCATTTTGGC GATCACATTTACAGGTGTTTGCTGTCAAAAGTATGTTCAAGCAAACCTATGTAAGGAATCTGCCACAACAGTTAGATACATGATGAAAATGTTTGCCAATGGATCAGAGACTATTATATTCATGATGCTGGGTATTTCAGCAGTGGACGGAAGCATTTGGGTTTGGAATACAGCCTTTATTCTATTAACGCTGCTCTTTATAGCAGTTTACAGAGCCATTG gTGTTGTAGTCCTTACGTGGTTTTTAAACCGCTACAGAGTGGTACCGCTGGGATTTATTGACCAAGTGGTTATGAGCTATGGTGGACTGAGGGGTGCAGTTGCCTATGGTTTGGTAGCCTCACTGGATGAAGCTCGAGTGCaagaaagaaaactgtttttCACCACAACTATTATTGTGATATACTTCACAGTTGTTTTACAG GGTTGTACTACCAAAGCTTTGGTGACCTGGCTGAAGGTGAAGCGAAGTGAACACAGGGACCCTTTAATTAGCGAAAAACTTCACGGAAGG GCATTTGATCATATTCTTTCTGCTATTGAGGACATTTCAGGACAAATTGGACACCACTATATATGGGACAA GTGGGAAAGCTTTGACAGGAAATACCTTAGTAAGATACTGATGAGAAAAGCTGCTCTGAAATCCACCGATAAAATCCTCGATGTCTTCCATGACCTGAACATTAAGGATGCAATCACCTATATAGCAGAG ggaGAACGCAAGGGATCTCTTGCATTTATAAAGACCCCAAATACTGACCAGTTGGTAAATGTGAACTTCCACAGCAGTAAGCAATCAGAGGTTGATGCATCCATGTCTTCTGTACA gaagGAAGGTGCTAGTGCTATTTGTCTCGATATGCAAACAGTGGAGATCAGACGGAAGAGTTTACGAGACAGCGAGGATGTTTATACACATCATCTTCTTCAGCAGTATCTCTATAAACCAAAGAAGCAG ctgaaatacaaatacaacagaCATGACATCACTACAAACGAGGATGATACCCAAGAAAAGGagatttttgaaaaaacaatgaaaagacgACTGGCATCCTTTAAATCTACCAAGTATGGCGTATCCCAATCAAAAAAAGTAGCAAAACATTGTAAGGCAGCTCCTTCACAAAATAag AGAAGTGATGAGATGCTGTCAAATGGAGGTCAGCTTGTTTTTCACA ATCCCGAGTTCTCTGATCCAGAACACCCTCATGAATATGATGTAATTAGCAACGGTGGTAGTAATTTCATCTCTAATGTCGCCAGACAGGCACCAGGTGACACATACAATG gaaTTGATAACCCAGCATTTATGCTGAATGAGGAGCCAGTTGCTCTCCAGGCTCTTCCACCGTGGGCAACGAACAATGACACCGTTGTGCTGTCGCAGAGGGCTCGGGTTCAGATGCCATGGTCCCCAAATAACTTCCGGCGCCTTATGCCTCTGCGACTCAGCGGCAGATCAACAGATTCCTTTCTGTTAGCCGACGTTCCTGTCCCTGAGGAGAAGCCACTGTCCTTCCTCCCTGAGAGAACTGCCTTGTAA